The following coding sequences lie in one Ostrea edulis chromosome 8, xbOstEdul1.1, whole genome shotgun sequence genomic window:
- the LOC130049692 gene encoding uncharacterized protein LOC130049692, which produces MAARRDPLYNFQTLPGFRYRLLVVAEERVGENWVVRSENDLSTFSPFDQSGVREIICRVRAEYEGRGRRRTARISTATRPRRRAPQPPSPPPPYSPATPTTPPPAIPSAPVEYSPVPMSDSPASPVEYSPRSPSPAPPSSPRQSPSLLVAGTSSPPRPAAPARPPPPTIRFAGRTPPPRPTHAPVATHPPTNHPMTVPGWADRAVPIWFKCPVWQDRVHSGITCRGCGQRPACCSCVEELQERRHTRGRCPLCRFTGTRD; this is translated from the coding sequence atggCTGCAAGAAGAGACCCGCTCTACAATTTCCAGACCTTGCCTGGGTTTCGGTACCGGCTCTTAGTGGTGGCTGAGGAACGGGTAGGGGAGAATTGGGTCGTGCGTTCTGAGAACGACCTGAGCACCTTCTCCCCTTTCGACCAGAGTGGGGTCCGTGAGATCATCTGTCGGGTGCGGGCAGAGTATGAAGGGAGGGGACGCCGCCGCACCGCTCGAATCTCCACGGCTACGAGACCGCGCCGACGGGCCCCACAGCCAccctcaccaccaccaccttacTCCCCGGCGACGCCTACAACACCACCACCAGCGATCCCATCGGCACCAGTGGAATACAGCCCGGTGCCGATGAGCGACTCACCAGCGTCACCGGTGGAGTACTCACCGAGGTCACCGTCCCCCGCACCACCTTCCAGCCCACGTCAGAGTCCGTCGCTGTTGGTGGCAGGCACGTCATCACCACCGAGACCAGCAGCCCCTGCAAGACCCCCACCACCTACCATCCGGTTTGCAGGGAGGACTCCACCACCGAGACCAACCCACGCACCGGTGGCAACTCATCCCCCGACGAACCACCCTATGACTGTCCCTGGCTGGGCAGATAGGGCGGTTCCTATCTGGTTTAAGTGCCCTGTCTGGCAAGACAGGGTACACTCCGGTATCACGTGTAGGGGATGTGGGCAGCGCCCAGCTTGCTGCTCGTGCGTGGAAGAGTTACAGGAGCGGCGACACACCCGGGGACGGTGCCCGTTATGCCGGTTTACCGGAACCAGGGATTGA